From Schaalia sp. ZJ405, one genomic window encodes:
- the purF gene encoding amidophosphoribosyltransferase: MTSVSQNMDHALSDVEIFGDDHPHDHCGVFGVWAPGEDVSRLTYFSLYALQHRGQQSAGIATSNGEQILVYKDQGLVNQVFSEQTLQGLQGHIGLGHVRYATTGADTWRNAQPTLGPTSAGTLALCHNGNLINTTELRELAASIAEDDNFEHGASTDTSIVTALLGLAQHIPGPIPYVGPARSVTAASVEQTPDHSGLTQENNAGDLGESALVNEEMPENTAEGGALIPAALKVLPRLKGAFSLVFMDENTLYGARDPHGYRPLVLGRLYSGWVLASETAALDLCGATFVREIQPGELVSIDSNGVHSRYFAVTQASTCVFEYVYLARPDTTIGGRRIVAARQEMGAILARESPVEADLVMPTPESGNPAAIGYAQESGIPFQQGLVKNSYVGRTFIQPTQSLRQLGIRLKLNPLREIIEGKRLIVIDDSIVRGNTQRALVKMLREAGAGEVHVRISSPPVLWPCFFGIDFPTRAELIASSMNVDEIRQSIGADSLAFLSMDGMVEATRQGTGLCLGCFTGEYPEPIKKGTPIPGTPGATAC; this comes from the coding sequence GTGACTTCAGTCTCGCAGAATATGGACCACGCACTTTCCGACGTCGAAATCTTCGGAGACGACCATCCACACGATCACTGCGGTGTATTCGGTGTGTGGGCACCCGGTGAAGATGTTTCACGACTCACGTACTTTTCGCTTTACGCGCTCCAACACCGCGGGCAGCAGTCGGCAGGTATTGCGACGTCAAATGGGGAACAGATCCTTGTGTACAAGGATCAGGGGCTGGTTAACCAGGTGTTCTCCGAACAAACACTTCAGGGACTCCAAGGGCACATCGGCCTCGGCCATGTTCGCTACGCAACAACCGGAGCAGATACATGGCGTAACGCTCAGCCAACCCTGGGGCCAACAAGTGCCGGAACACTTGCGCTGTGCCATAACGGCAACTTGATCAACACGACAGAATTGCGTGAACTCGCCGCGTCAATTGCCGAGGACGACAATTTTGAGCACGGGGCGTCAACGGATACGTCGATTGTTACGGCGCTCCTTGGTCTTGCTCAGCACATTCCCGGTCCTATCCCGTACGTCGGTCCCGCTCGCTCCGTCACCGCGGCCTCCGTCGAGCAGACTCCTGATCACTCAGGCCTGACGCAAGAAAACAACGCGGGGGACTTAGGCGAGTCCGCCCTCGTCAATGAGGAAATGCCCGAGAATACGGCTGAAGGTGGTGCGCTGATTCCCGCGGCACTCAAAGTGTTGCCGCGACTCAAGGGCGCATTCTCCCTGGTCTTCATGGATGAAAATACGCTGTACGGCGCACGCGACCCCCACGGATACCGGCCCCTCGTCCTCGGGCGTCTCTACTCCGGGTGGGTGCTCGCTTCCGAGACCGCCGCTCTTGACCTGTGTGGGGCAACATTCGTTCGCGAAATCCAGCCGGGGGAACTAGTCTCCATCGACTCCAACGGCGTGCATTCCCGATATTTTGCCGTCACGCAGGCGTCCACCTGCGTCTTTGAGTACGTTTACCTTGCGCGCCCCGACACGACGATCGGTGGACGACGCATCGTTGCGGCCCGACAAGAGATGGGAGCGATCCTCGCGAGGGAAAGTCCTGTCGAGGCCGACCTCGTTATGCCGACCCCGGAATCTGGTAATCCAGCGGCCATTGGTTACGCGCAGGAATCCGGGATTCCTTTCCAACAGGGGCTCGTGAAGAACTCCTACGTTGGCCGAACCTTTATTCAACCGACGCAGTCTCTGCGGCAGTTGGGTATTCGACTCAAACTCAACCCGCTGCGTGAAATCATTGAAGGCAAACGCCTTATTGTGATTGACGATTCCATTGTTCGCGGCAATACCCAGCGGGCTCTGGTGAAGATGCTGCGCGAGGCCGGTGCTGGCGAAGTTCACGTGCGAATTTCCTCGCCGCCCGTGCTGTGGCCGTGCTTCTTCGGCATTGACTTCCCCACGCGCGCTGAACTCATTGCCTCATCCATGAACGTTGACGAGATTCGCCAGTCAATTGGTGCCGACTCGTTGGCATTCTTGTCGATGGACGGCATGGTGGAGGCGACGCGGCAGGGAACAGGTCTGTGCCTGGGATGCTTCACCGGTGAATACCCTGAACCCATTAAAAAGGGCACGCCGATTCCTGGGACTCCCGGAGCTACGGCCTGCTAG